The sequence GTCACCGAAGTGTGGGCTCTGCTGCCCGCGGTGAGCCCGAGCGCGGTGGCGCTGTCGGCCCCGGCCCGGCTGCTGCCGCTGCTGGTGACCTCGGTCTGCGCCCTCGGCTGGCTGGCGGTCTCGGCGGTGACACGTCGGCGCGAGCAGGTCCGGCGTGAACGGATCCGGCGCGCGACCTTCGGACCCGTCCTGGACAAGCGGCCGCCCGCCGCCCCCGGCCGGACCACCGCCGCCCTGCTGGGCGTCGCGCTCGCCCTCGGGCCGACCGCCGCCCTGGCCCAGGCGGTCGGCCCGGACGGCGCCGAGGGCCGCTGGACCCAGCGGGTCCTGCGCGCGGGCGGCGGCCTGTACACGGTGGAGATAGCCGAGGTGCTCGGCACACCCCGGCGCACCGGCGTCAACATCAACGACCACCAGGTCTGGAGCGCGCCGATGGTGCTGGCCGTGCCGTGGTCGGACGGCGAGCCCCGACGACTGACCCTGGACCGGGTGGAGACGCTGGACGAGCCGGAACCGGGGGACTCGGTCTCGCTGATGTTCGCCGCGAACGACCTCGGACTCGGCGCCCGCGCGCACCGTTACGGCGCGATGAGCGGGATCGCCGGGCTCTGGATCCTGGTCCTCGGCCTGCTCGGCTCGGTCTTCGGCGCGGGCACGCTGGTCTCCGGGCGCGAGACGGTCGGCCGGCTGCGGGACTTCGCCCCCGGCGTGCACCTGCCGGTCGCCGGACTGCTGGCCCTGGGCGTCGGCCTCGACCTGCTGGTGGTGTACGCGTGGCCGCCGACCGCCCTGGGCTGGCTGCTGGCCCTCGCGGCGGCCACCACTCCGGCGCTCGCCGCCTGGTGGGTGCTCCGGCGGCTCCCGTACGGCCGCTGACGACGGGCCGCCGGGCCGGGTGCGCGCGCTCCCCGGCCGGGCAGTGTTCCCGAGCCGTTCACTCCCCCGGCACCGGGACCTCACCGACCCCGGGCAGGCTCCCGCACGACGGAGAAGTTGTCTGTACAACTTCGACCCCCCACCTCCGGGCCGCCGAGGAGAAGAGCATGACCACCACCGCCGAGCTGTCGCCGTACTGGCTGCGCGACAACTGCCCCTGCACCGAGTGCCGCGACCCGCGCAACGGGCAGAAGCTGTTCCAGATCACCGAGCTGCCGGACGATCTGGCGATCGCCGCGCGGGCCGAGCTGGACGGCCACCTGGAGGTGCTCTGGTCGGACGGGCACCGCTCGCGCTACCCCGTCGGGTGGCTGGCCGAGGAGGCCGGGGAGGACGGCCGCACCGAGAGCGGCAAGCAGTTGTGGGCCGCCGCCGACTTCGCCCGCGGCATCCCGGAGGCCCACTGGGACGACTACCTGGCCGACCCGGCCGAGAAGGCCGCCGTGCTGGCCGCCGTCCGCCGCTCCGGCTTCGCGGTGCTGCGCGGCGTCCCGGTGGTGGAGCGGCAGGTGCTGGCGGTCGCGGAGACCTTCGGGTACGTGCGGGTCACCAACTACGGCGAGCTGTTCGACGTCCGGGTCGAGCCGGACCCGAACAACCTCGCCTTCACCAGCGCCGCGATCACCCCGCACTCGGACAACCCGTACCGGGACCCGGTGCCCACCCTCCAACTGCTGCACTGCCTGGAGAACTCGGCCACCGGAGGCGACTCCGGCCTGGTGGACGGCTTCCGGGCGGCGGCGCTGCTGCGCGCGGAGGCGCCCGGGCACTTCGCGGTGCTGACCCGCACCCCGGTGCCGTTCGTGTTCCGCGACCGGGGCACCGAGCTGCGCGCCGACCGCCCGCTGATCGACGTGGACCCGCTGGGCCGGATCCGCGAGGTGCGGTTCAACAACCGCTCGATCGCGACCCTGCGCGGTCCGGCGGCGGAGCTGGACGCCTTCTACGCCGCCTACCGGGCGTTCGCCGCGATCACCCTGCGCCCGGCGCTGCAGCTGGAGTTCCGCCTCGACCCCGGGGACTGCCTGATCTTCGACAACGTCCGGCTGCTGCACGCCCGGACGGCCTTCGCCCAGGACGGCCGGCGCCACCTCCAGGGCTGCTACGCCGACCTGGACTCGCTGTCCTCCACCCTGAGCGTGCTGGAGCGCCGTGCGGCCGCGCTGGACGAACTGGCCGCGCTGTTCGAGGGCGAGGGCGCCGGGGAGTACCTGGGCGAGGCGGTCACCATGGCCGAGCACATGCTGCAGGCCGGCGCGCTGGCCGAGGCGAAGGGCGCCGGCCCGCACCTGGTCGCGGCGGCGCTGCTGCACGACGTCGGGCATCTCTCTCTCGACAAGCACAGCCAGGGCGCCCTGCACGGACGGGACCTGATGGAGGGCCGGGACAACCGGCACAGCCACACCGGCGCGGACTGGCTGGCCCGCTGGTTCGGCCCGGAGGTCACCGAGCCGGTCCGGCTGCACGTGGCGGCCAAGCGCTACCTGTGCGCGGTCGAGCCGGACTACCGGGCCCGGCTGTCCGAGGCCTCGGAGTACACCCTCCGGGTGCAGGGCGGTCCGATGTCCGAGGAGGAGGCCGCCGCCTTCGCCGCCCGGCCGGGCGCCGAGGACGCGGTGGCGGTCCGCCGCTGGGACGACGAGGCCAAGGAGGCGGACGCGGCGACGCCGGACTTCACGCACTTCCGGCCGCTGCTGGCCGCACTGATGCGCTGATGCCCTGATGCGCTGACCCGAACAGCCCCGCTGCCGCACCCGTGGCGCACCGCTGCCGCACCGTGCCGCCCGGCTGCCGCACCGCTTCAACGGCGGTGCGGCAGCCGGGCGTTCGGGCAGGGCACCCCGCCCCGGCTCAGTCGCTCTCCCGCGCGTGCCGCGAGAGCGCCGACGTGGCCAGCGAGTTGTGGATGCTGAAGGCCACCGTGCCGGGCAGGTAGCGGTCCTGGGACCACTCCACCGGAGTGCCGGTCGGGTCCGTGGTCCGGCGCCGCTCGCGCAGCAGCGGACCGCCGCGCCGGCAGCCCAGCAGCCGGGCGTCGTCCGCGTTGGCGGCGACTATGTCGATCGTGTGGTCGGCGTCGGTGAACAGGATGCCGTGCTCGCGCAGCACCTCGGTGTGCGAGACGACGTCCGGCGGCAGCTCGGCGACGATCTCGCCGACCCGGGGCGGGTAGACGGTCCGCTCGACCATCACCGGCTTGCCGGAGAGGGTGCGCAGCCGGACCGTCACATAGACCTCGTCCCCCGGCTCCAGACGCAGCTGGTCGCGCTCGGCGGCGTCGGCCGGGCGGCGGACCAGCGAGTCCAGGATGCCGCCGGGCTCCTCGCCCATCGAGTAGGCCCAGTGCGTGAAGCTGAGCAGTTCGGAGAAGCTCTGCACCCGGGCCGTGCCGAGCACGACGCGGCGGGTGCCCCGGCGCGAGGTGACCAGTCCGTCCGAGCGCAGCACGGCGAGGGCCTGGCGGACGGTGCCGCGCGAGACGCCGTACTGCTCGGCGAGCGCGCCCTCCGCGGGCAGCCGGCCGGCCTCGCCGAACGCGCCCGTGGTGATCGCCTCGCGCAGGTCGGCGGCGACCTGGCGGTAGAGCGAACCGGACGCGCGCTCGGCCCCGGCGGGGCCGGTCGGGCGGCCCTCGGGGCGCCCCGGCTCCAGTGCCACGTCAGTCAATGTCCCTCCTGGGCGGTGTCCTGCGCAGCCCGTACCGGCGCGGACAGCCCGACCATATCCCGCTGCGCTCCCGAAGCATCGCACTCCGGCGATCATCCGCCGGCGATCTGATTCGACCGTTCCCGCAGCCGACCCCGGTTCTGGGCCATCCGTTCACCTTCCCGTCACCGGGCTCCGGCGTACTTACCCCCGTCAGCGAAGTTGGCTAGTCAACTCGGACGACGCGATCGGCCTCTCACCCGGCCGGCCCGCCGCCCTTCGCGAGACGCAGGCCCGCGGACCCCCCGCGAACGCCCCCTCGCAGTACGCCCCCTTTACAGGAGACTTCCCCGTGACCGTGCACCGCGCCCGCGCCGCCGCCTTCGCGGCCGTACTGACCGCCGCCGCGCTCTCCCTCTCCGCCTGCGGCTCCGCCGGTTCGACCGCCAAGGCCGGCGACGCCGCCAAGGCCGGTACCAAGGACGCCAAGGACGCCACCTCCGCCGCCGACTTCGGCGGTCTGGACGGCCTGGTCGCCGCCGCCAAGAAGGAGGGCAAGCTGCACGTCATCACGCTGCCCCGGGACTGGGCGAACTACGGCAAGATCATCGACGGCTTCAAGGCCAAGTACGGCCTGGAGGTCGAGGAGGAGAACCCGGACGGCTCCAGCCAGGACGAGATCAACGCGATCAACTCCCGCAAGGGCCAGGACCGCGCCCCCGACGTGGTCGACCTGGGCAGCGCCTTCGCCCTGCAGGCGGTCAAGGACGGCATCCTCGCCCCCTACAAGGTCGCCACCTTCGACAAGGTGCCGGACAGCATGAAGGACGCGACCGGCGCCCGCGTCAACGACTACGGCGGCTACATCTCGATCGGCTGCGACGCCAAGAAGATCGCCAACTGCCCGAAGACCTTCGCGGACCTGCTCAAGCCGGAGTACAAGGGCCAGGTCGCCCTCAACGGCAACCCGACCAAGTCCGGCTCGGCCTTCGGCGGCGTCTACGCGGCCGCGCTCGCCAACGGCGGTTCGCTGGACAACATCCAGCCCGGCATCGACTTCTTCGGCAAGCTGAAGCAGTCCGGCAACTTCAACCCGGTCGAGTCGACCCCGGCGACCATCGAGAAGGGCGAGACCCCGATCTCGATCGACTGGTCCTACCTGAACGCCGGTTACAGCGACCAGTTCAAGGACAAGGGTGTCGACTGGAAGGTCTCCATCCCGGTCGACGGCTCCTACGCCCAGTTCTACAACCAGGCCATCAACAAGTGGGCCCCGCACCCGGCCGCCGCGCGCCTGTGGCAGGAGTACCTCTTCAGCGCCGAGGGCCAGAACCTCTTCCTCGGCGGCTACGCCACCCCGGCCACCTTCGAGGCCCTGAAGAAGGACGGCACCCTGGACGCCACCGCGGCCGCCAAGCTGCCGGCCGTCGAGAAGCCGTTCACCAACTTCCCGACCGTGGACCAGATCAACGCGGCCAAGAAGGTCGTCACCGAGAACTGGACCAAGGCCATCGCGGGCTGACCCACCCCGGCCAGGCACCACCCATCGGGCTGAGACACCACTCATCCGGCTGAGACAAGGCACTCATGACCACGGCTCCCACCCCGGTGCCGACCACCCCCGCCGCCACCGATCTCGGTGGCGGCGCGGGGGCGTCGCCCACCGCCGCACGCACCACCCCCGCCCCCACCCGGCGGCGCGGACCGCTCGCCCGCCTCGGCGGCGCGTGGCTCGCCACCCTGCCGCTGCTGCTGTTCTTCGTGATCGGCTTCGGCCTCCCCGCCGTCGCCATCGTGATCGGCGCGTTCACCACCTCCAGCGACGCGGAGGCCGGTGCCGGGCAGTTCACCTTCGACAACGTGACGGCCTCCGTCCAGGGCGCCTACCTCACCTCGATGCTGAGCAGCCTCAAGCTCTCCGCGCTGACCGCCCTGCTCGCCACCCTGATCGGCCTGCCGCTCGCCCAGGCGGTCGTGACCTCCAAGCGCGGCTGGCTGCGCCAGGCGGTGCTCACCGCCTCCGGTGTGCTCGCCAACTTCGGCGGCCTGCCGCTCGCCTTCGCGTTCGTCGCCACCCTCGGCAACGCCGGCGAGATCACCAAGCTGCTGCACCTGACCGACCACGGCTGGTCGCTGTACACCTTCACCGGCCTGACGATCGTCTACCTGTACTTCCTGATCCCGCTGATGGTGCTCACCATCACCCCGGCGCTGGACGGCCTGCGCGTCCAGTGGCGCGAGGCGGCGCAGAACAACCGCGCCACCGGCTACCAGTACTGGCGCCACGTCGCGCTGCCGATCCTGCTGCCCTCGCTGCTGGGCGGCTTCGTCCTGCTCTTCGGCAGCGCCTTCGCCGCCTACGCCACGGCCGCCGCCATGGTCGGCGCGACCGTCCCGCTGGTCAGCCGCTCGATCGCGGACGCGCTCTCCGGCAACGTGCTGGTCGGCCAGGGCAACCTCGCCCTCGCCCTCAGTCTCAACATGATCGTGGTGGCCGTCCTGGTGATGGCCGTGTACCTCCCCCTCCAGCGCCGGAGCGCCCGATGGCTCAGCTGACCTCCCCCGCCCGCACCCACCGCCAGGCCACCCGCCGGCCGAA comes from Streptomyces sp. TLI_053 and encodes:
- a CDS encoding phosphonate degradation HD-domain oxygenase; amino-acid sequence: MTTTAELSPYWLRDNCPCTECRDPRNGQKLFQITELPDDLAIAARAELDGHLEVLWSDGHRSRYPVGWLAEEAGEDGRTESGKQLWAAADFARGIPEAHWDDYLADPAEKAAVLAAVRRSGFAVLRGVPVVERQVLAVAETFGYVRVTNYGELFDVRVEPDPNNLAFTSAAITPHSDNPYRDPVPTLQLLHCLENSATGGDSGLVDGFRAAALLRAEAPGHFAVLTRTPVPFVFRDRGTELRADRPLIDVDPLGRIREVRFNNRSIATLRGPAAELDAFYAAYRAFAAITLRPALQLEFRLDPGDCLIFDNVRLLHARTAFAQDGRRHLQGCYADLDSLSSTLSVLERRAAALDELAALFEGEGAGEYLGEAVTMAEHMLQAGALAEAKGAGPHLVAAALLHDVGHLSLDKHSQGALHGRDLMEGRDNRHSHTGADWLARWFGPEVTEPVRLHVAAKRYLCAVEPDYRARLSEASEYTLRVQGGPMSEEEAAAFAARPGAEDAVAVRRWDDEAKEADAATPDFTHFRPLLAALMR
- a CDS encoding GntR family transcriptional regulator, translated to MALEPGRPEGRPTGPAGAERASGSLYRQVAADLREAITTGAFGEAGRLPAEGALAEQYGVSRGTVRQALAVLRSDGLVTSRRGTRRVVLGTARVQSFSELLSFTHWAYSMGEEPGGILDSLVRRPADAAERDQLRLEPGDEVYVTVRLRTLSGKPVMVERTVYPPRVGEIVAELPPDVVSHTEVLREHGILFTDADHTIDIVAANADDARLLGCRRGGPLLRERRRTTDPTGTPVEWSQDRYLPGTVAFSIHNSLATSALSRHARESD
- a CDS encoding ABC transporter substrate-binding protein, with protein sequence MTVHRARAAAFAAVLTAAALSLSACGSAGSTAKAGDAAKAGTKDAKDATSAADFGGLDGLVAAAKKEGKLHVITLPRDWANYGKIIDGFKAKYGLEVEEENPDGSSQDEINAINSRKGQDRAPDVVDLGSAFALQAVKDGILAPYKVATFDKVPDSMKDATGARVNDYGGYISIGCDAKKIANCPKTFADLLKPEYKGQVALNGNPTKSGSAFGGVYAAALANGGSLDNIQPGIDFFGKLKQSGNFNPVESTPATIEKGETPISIDWSYLNAGYSDQFKDKGVDWKVSIPVDGSYAQFYNQAINKWAPHPAAARLWQEYLFSAEGQNLFLGGYATPATFEALKKDGTLDATAAAKLPAVEKPFTNFPTVDQINAAKKVVTENWTKAIAG
- a CDS encoding ABC transporter permease subunit, with the translated sequence MTTAPTPVPTTPAATDLGGGAGASPTAARTTPAPTRRRGPLARLGGAWLATLPLLLFFVIGFGLPAVAIVIGAFTTSSDAEAGAGQFTFDNVTASVQGAYLTSMLSSLKLSALTALLATLIGLPLAQAVVTSKRGWLRQAVLTASGVLANFGGLPLAFAFVATLGNAGEITKLLHLTDHGWSLYTFTGLTIVYLYFLIPLMVLTITPALDGLRVQWREAAQNNRATGYQYWRHVALPILLPSLLGGFVLLFGSAFAAYATAAAMVGATVPLVSRSIADALSGNVLVGQGNLALALSLNMIVVAVLVMAVYLPLQRRSARWLS